Genomic segment of Ramlibacter henchirensis:
CCGCCAGGTCGGTACGGCTGATCGTGCCCTTCCCCGCCGGCGGCACGGCCGACGTGCTGCCGCGGCTGATCACCGAGAAGATCCGCAGCCAGTTCCCGAACGGCATCGTCGTGGAGAACAAGTCCGGCGCCGGCGGCAACATCGGCGCGGCGGAGGTCGCACGCGCCGAGCCGGACGGCACCACCTACCTGGTCTCCCCGCCGGGGCCGATCGCGATCAACCACCACCTGTACAAGTCGCTGCAGTTCGACCCCACGAAGTGGGTGCCGGTGACGGTGCTGGCCACGGTGCCCAACGTGCTGGCCGTCAGCAACAAGGTGCCCGCGAAGAACTTCGAGGAGTTCCTGGCCTACCTGAAGGCCAACCCGGGCAAGGTGAGTTACGCGTCGCAGGGCAACGGTTCCACCTCGCACCTGACGGCCAGCCTGTTCATGCAGCTCACCGGGACCGAGATGGTCCATGTTCCCTACAAGGGCACGGCGCCGGCATTGGTCGATCTCGTCGGCAGCAACGTCGACGTGTTCTTCGACAACATCAGCTCCTCGGCCCAGTTCCACACCGGCGGCAAGATCAAGGTGCTGGCGGTGGCCGACCAGCAGCGCTCGCAGGCGCTGCCCAACGTGCCCACCTTCGCCGAGCAGAAGCTGCCAGCGATGAACGCGGTCACGTTCTTCACCATGGTGGCGCCGCCGGGCACGCCCGCGGACGCGGTGGCCTACATGCACAAGGCGGTGTCCGGCGCATTGGCGCTGCCGGATATCCGGCAGAAGTTCCTCGACCAGGGCGCGCAGCCGCGCGGCTGGTCGCCCGAGGAAACCGGCCGCTTCGTCCGCTCCGAGTCGGAGAAGTGGAACAAGGTGATCAAGGCAGCGAACGTGACGGTGGAGTGATGCAGGAAAGCACGATCGAATGGCGGGGGCCGGGCTTCACCCGGATCCCCTACGGCGTCTACAGCGGACCCGCGCTGGCGCAGCAGGAACAGGAGCGCATCTTCCGCGGCGCCACCTGGAACTACCTTTGCCTGGAGGCGGAGCTGCCCGAGGACGGGAGCTTCCGCACCACCTTCGCCGGCGAGACGCCGGTGGTGGTGGTCAAGGACGACGACGGCGAGATCTACGCCTTCGAGAACCGCTGCGCGCACCGCGGCGCGCTGCTGGCGCTGGAGAAGTCCGGCAAGGTGGAGAACTTCCAGTGCGTCTACCACGCCTGGAGCTACAACCGCCAGGGCGACCTGGTCGGCGTCGCCTTCGAGAAGGGCGTCAAGGGCCAGGGCGGCATGCCCGCCTCCTTCTGCAAGGAGGAGCACGGCCCGCGCAAGCTGATGGTGGCGCGCTATTGCGGCCTGGTGTTCGGCAGCTTCAGCGAGGACGTGCCGCCGCTGGAGGAGTACCTCGGCGACGAGATCTGCCAGCGCATCGAGCGCGTGCTGCACAAGCCGGTGGAGGTCATCGGCCGCTTCACCCAGGCGCTGCCCAACAACTGGAAGCTGTACGTCGAGAACGTCAAGGACAGCTACCACGCCAGCCTGCTGCACCTGTTCTTCACGACCTTCGAGCTCAATCGCCTGTCGCAGAAGGGCGGCGTGATCGTCGACGAGAGCGGCGGCCACCACGTGAGCTATTCCATGATCGATCCCGCCGCGGCCGACTCTTCCTACCGCGAGCAGGGCCTGCGCTCGGACGATGCCCAGTACCGGCTCAAGGACCCCAGCGTGCTGGCCGGCTTCCAGGAGTTCGACGACGGCGTCACGCTGCAGATCCTCTCCGTGTTCCCCGGCTTCGTGCTGCAGCAGATCCAGAACTGCCTGGCCGTGCGCCAGGTGCTGCCCAAGGGCGAAGGCCGGTCGGAATTGAACTGGACCTACATCGGCTACGCCGACGACACGCCCGAGCAGCGCACGGTGCGCCTGAACCAGTTGAACCTGGTGGGGCCGGCCGGTTTCATCTCGATGGAAGACGGCGCCGTCGGCGGCTTCGTGCAGCGCGGCATCGCCGGCGCGCGCGAACTGGAGGCGGTGGTGGAAATGGGCGGCGAGGCCACCGGCTCCAGCGAGGGCCGCGCCACCGAAACTTCCGTGCGCGGCTTCTGGAAAGCCTGGCGCCACCACATGGGAGCGTGAGCATGGTGGACGTCCTGGCCATCTGCGCCTTCCATGCGGCGTACGCGCACGCCATCGACAGCGACGAGCTGGAACGCTGGCCGTCGTTCTTCACCGAGCGCTGCCACTACCGCATCACCCACGTGGAGAACGAGCGCGAGAAGCTGCCCGCCGGCATCGTCTACGCCGACTCGCGCGCCATGCTGGAGGACCGCATCGCCGCGCTGCGCGAGGCCAACATCTACGAGCGGCACCGCTACCGGCACCTTCTCGGCATGCCGCTGGTGGAGTCGGCCGACGGCGGCGGCGCGGTGGCGCGCACGCCGTTCATGGTGTCGCGCATCATGCACAGCGGCGAGACCGGGCTGTTCGCCACCGGCGAATACCGCGACCGCTTCGTCTTGCAGGGCAATCGCCTGCTGCTGGCCGAACGGGTCGTGGTGTGCGACAGCACGGTGACCGACACCTTGCTGGCGCTGCCGCTGTGACACGGCGCTTCGCGCCCAACAGCTGAAACCGAATGCCCTACGACATCCGCATCGCCGGCACCGACGTGCAGTTCCCCTGCGAGCCCGGACAGAACGTCCTGGACGCCGCGCTCAAGTCCGGCATCGAGATGCCCTACTCCTGCCGCAAGGGCATCTGCGGCAACTGCGCCGGCCGCGTGACGGCGGGCAGCGTGGAATGCCCGCCACCGGGCGCCGCGATCGAGGCCGGCCAGCACCTGTTCTGCCAATGCCTGCCGCTGGAGAACCTGGAGATCGCGCCGGAGACCTGGCACCGGGTCGACCCTTCCGCGCGCAAGACCTACACGGTCAAGGTGTTCCGCAACACGCTGGCCGCGCCCGACGTCAACGTGCTGCAGCTTCGCCTGCCCGCGGGCCAGCGCGCGAAGTTCCGTGCCGGGCAGTACCTGCAGGTCACGCTGCCGGACGGCAGCCGGCGCTCCTACTCCATGGCCAACCCGCCGCACGAGAGCGACATGCTGCAGCTGCACATCCGGCACGTCGCGGGCGGCCAGTTCACGCAGCTCGTGCCGAATCTCAAGTCCGGCGACCTGCTGGAGGTGCAGCTGCCGTTCGGCGACGTGGAGATCCACGAGGAGGCCACCGGGCCGCTGCTGTGCGTGGCCGGGGGCACCGGCTTCGCCCCGGTGAAGTCGCTGATCGACGACCTCATGAAGAAGGGCGCGCGCCGCGAAGTCACGCTGGTGTGGGGCGCGCGCACGACCGACGGGCTCTACCTGATGCCGGCGGTGGAGCGCTGGAAGAAGTCGCTGCCGGGCTTCCGCTTCGTTCCTGCCGTCGAAGATGCTGCGGGCGCACAGGCGGTGGGCGGCTTCAACGGCCGCGCGGACGAGGCGGTCCGGTCCCTGTTCACCGCCCTTGCCGACCACGACGCGTACTGCTGCGGCGCGCCCGCCATGGTGACGGCGGTGCGCAAGGCCTGCGTGGAGGACCGCGGGCTGGATCCGCACCGCTTCCACGCCGACGTGTTCGTGCCCGGCCCGGCGGCCTGAGGAGACGCGATGATCGAGAAGGAACTGGACATCCCCACCGCCGACGGCGCGATGAACACGTTCATCGTGCATCCCGACGAAGGCGGGCCGCATCCGGTCGTGCTCTTCTACATGGACGCGCACGGCTGGCGCGAAGAGCTGCGCGACATGGCGCGTCGCCTGGCGAGCGTCGGCTACTACGTGGTGCTGCCCAACCTGTACTACCGCCGCAGCCGCGACTTCTGGCTCAAGGCGCGCACGCCCGAGGCGATGGCGCCGATGTTCGAGCTGATGCACAGCCTCTCCAACGCGCTCATGGTGCGCGACACCGAAGCGATGATCCGCTTCGTCGACACGCAGCCGGAGGCGAACGCCGGCCGCATCGGCGCCACCGGCTACTGCATGAGCGGTCCCTTCGTGTTCGCGGCGGCCGCGGCCTTTCCCGAGCGCATCCAGGCCATCGCGGCGTTCCATCCGGCCCAGATGGTCACGGAAGAGGAGGATTCGCCGCACCGCATGACCGACCGCATCCGCTGCGAGACCTACGTCGCCTGCGCCGAGACCGACAAGTGGGCGCCGCCCGACACGATCGCCCGCCTCGAGGAAGCGATGAAGGCCGGCCACATGCGCTACCGGCTCGAGTGGTACCCGGGCGCCGAGCACGGCTTCGTCTTTCCGCGGCGCGAGGGCATCTACCACCGCCCTTCGGCGGAGCGGCACTGGGAACGGCTGTTCGCCCTGTTCGACCGGACCCTGCGGTCGCGTTGAGGGCGGCCGCTGCCGTCCCGTCGTTGACGGCTTTCGCATAGCGGTTGTCGACCAATTCTTACCCGCGGCGCAGCCGCGGCAGCGCA
This window contains:
- a CDS encoding dienelactone hydrolase family protein produces the protein MIEKELDIPTADGAMNTFIVHPDEGGPHPVVLFYMDAHGWREELRDMARRLASVGYYVVLPNLYYRRSRDFWLKARTPEAMAPMFELMHSLSNALMVRDTEAMIRFVDTQPEANAGRIGATGYCMSGPFVFAAAAAFPERIQAIAAFHPAQMVTEEEDSPHRMTDRIRCETYVACAETDKWAPPDTIARLEEAMKAGHMRYRLEWYPGAEHGFVFPRREGIYHRPSAERHWERLFALFDRTLRSR
- a CDS encoding aromatic ring-hydroxylating dioxygenase subunit alpha; this translates as MQESTIEWRGPGFTRIPYGVYSGPALAQQEQERIFRGATWNYLCLEAELPEDGSFRTTFAGETPVVVVKDDDGEIYAFENRCAHRGALLALEKSGKVENFQCVYHAWSYNRQGDLVGVAFEKGVKGQGGMPASFCKEEHGPRKLMVARYCGLVFGSFSEDVPPLEEYLGDEICQRIERVLHKPVEVIGRFTQALPNNWKLYVENVKDSYHASLLHLFFTTFELNRLSQKGGVIVDESGGHHVSYSMIDPAAADSSYREQGLRSDDAQYRLKDPSVLAGFQEFDDGVTLQILSVFPGFVLQQIQNCLAVRQVLPKGEGRSELNWTYIGYADDTPEQRTVRLNQLNLVGPAGFISMEDGAVGGFVQRGIAGARELEAVVEMGGEATGSSEGRATETSVRGFWKAWRHHMGA
- a CDS encoding Bug family tripartite tricarboxylate transporter substrate binding protein; protein product: MTQRFTRRQALALTAGGALAPLGLPAFAQPARSVRLIVPFPAGGTADVLPRLITEKIRSQFPNGIVVENKSGAGGNIGAAEVARAEPDGTTYLVSPPGPIAINHHLYKSLQFDPTKWVPVTVLATVPNVLAVSNKVPAKNFEEFLAYLKANPGKVSYASQGNGSTSHLTASLFMQLTGTEMVHVPYKGTAPALVDLVGSNVDVFFDNISSSAQFHTGGKIKVLAVADQQRSQALPNVPTFAEQKLPAMNAVTFFTMVAPPGTPADAVAYMHKAVSGALALPDIRQKFLDQGAQPRGWSPEETGRFVRSESEKWNKVIKAANVTVE
- a CDS encoding aromatic-ring-hydroxylating dioxygenase subunit beta, translating into MVDVLAICAFHAAYAHAIDSDELERWPSFFTERCHYRITHVENEREKLPAGIVYADSRAMLEDRIAALREANIYERHRYRHLLGMPLVESADGGGAVARTPFMVSRIMHSGETGLFATGEYRDRFVLQGNRLLLAERVVVCDSTVTDTLLALPL
- a CDS encoding 2Fe-2S iron-sulfur cluster-binding protein, which codes for MPYDIRIAGTDVQFPCEPGQNVLDAALKSGIEMPYSCRKGICGNCAGRVTAGSVECPPPGAAIEAGQHLFCQCLPLENLEIAPETWHRVDPSARKTYTVKVFRNTLAAPDVNVLQLRLPAGQRAKFRAGQYLQVTLPDGSRRSYSMANPPHESDMLQLHIRHVAGGQFTQLVPNLKSGDLLEVQLPFGDVEIHEEATGPLLCVAGGTGFAPVKSLIDDLMKKGARREVTLVWGARTTDGLYLMPAVERWKKSLPGFRFVPAVEDAAGAQAVGGFNGRADEAVRSLFTALADHDAYCCGAPAMVTAVRKACVEDRGLDPHRFHADVFVPGPAA